The nucleotide window GATGCTAAGGCCCCTCTTACACTGCTTACAGCATGAGGGATCAAACTTATTTTTACTTCTTTATTTGCTAAGAGGCTTAATTCCTGTTCTGCCTCGGCAGCATGCCTATGGCCATCTGCGTCATAAGGCCTTATGGCATTCTGCCTCTCAGGATGGTGACTCCCTTCCGAAGGTTTAGCACCGCCTTCGCTGCTAGATACTTTTACATCACTTATTAATTTATAGACCTCTAATACTCCTGACTTAACTAGAGGAGCAGCGGCTAATATTGTAGCTGTAGCGTTACAGCCTGGCGAGGCTATTAATTTTGATCCCTTGAGCTCATCATAATGAAGTTCTGGAATACCATATACCGATTTTTTAAGTAAGTCTGGATAGGGATGATCATATCCATACCACTGTTTATATTTTTCTGGGTCTTTTAATCTAAAGTCAGCACTCAGGTCTATTACTTGTAAATTCATCTCTAACAACTTAGGAACATAATCAATAGAAACTTTATGGGGGAGCGCTAGAAATACGGTATCAGCTTTATCCCCTACTTTGTCCCATGAAAACTGAGAGAAATTAATAGAATAGAAACCTCTTAAATTTGGATGAACTAGAGATAAAGGTTTTCCTGCATATTCCCTCGAGGTAACATAAGTGACTTCAACTTTTGGGTGAACTGCAAGTAGTCTTAATAGTTCACCGCCCGTATAACCAGAGCCGCCTATAACTGCTACTCTTATCATCTACTAGTGAAAGAGTAGAATGAATTATAAATATTTCGATTACGAAAATGAAATCGTGAGTACTAATACTGACGAACTTAAGAAATTTCTTGAGGCTAAAATTGCTGAACTTAAAAAGGAATTAGAGTACTACGAGTACTTATACAGTATTCTAGAGACGGAGGGTTATAAGAATATTATTAAAGGAAATAAAGGAACCGCCGATGTAATTAAAAACAATAGGGGCGAAATAGTAGCTGAAATTTATTATACCCCACCGCTAATGAGAATCTTGTTCAGAGGAAAAATAAATATGAATAAAACTTATGCTAACGTGATAAACAAAATCTTAGAAATGGAAAAAAATAGAAGTAAAATTGAATACGAGGTATCCTTAGAAAAAGATGAATTACGTGAAATTATTATCGATAACGTTAAAGATGAGCTAACCTATAATAAGATAAAAGCAGGACTACAGTCTATACTAGAAAGATTAAGTTACTAACTTGTTTTCTGAATTATGCATTTGTAAGGGTATCTAATTTTATCACAAGTGATCGTGGATCTCCTATAAATCTGATTACTGCCTCACCGCGCCCTAGAAAAGTCAATTGACGATAGATCTCATCTTCACTGATATTAGCGAACCTTTTCATCTCTTCCCAAAACTTTTTATCACCATTATTCATAAATAAAAGCAAACCACTATTCTCTAAAAATATATCTGAAAGTTCACCTAAATCGTAAATATTTTGAGTAGCCATCATTAACATTATTCCATATCCTCTACCCCTCTTTATAATATCAGCCACCAAGGAATAGTTCTCGTTCTCGGACTTCAGAATAGTCCACGCCTCATCAATTACTAATGAAATTTTTAACTTATCATCGGCTATATTATACTTATCCAATATCTTTATTAATATCGAGTATATTACGAATCTTCTCAACTCTTCTGATTTTATAAGAGATAAATCAATAACATATATAGAGTCGTTTATCTTTTCTACTAAAGATGACCCTTTAGATTC belongs to Stygiolobus caldivivus and includes:
- the argC gene encoding N-acetyl-gamma-glutamyl-phosphate reductase; translation: MIRVAVIGGSGYTGGELLRLLAVHPKVEVTYVTSREYAGKPLSLVHPNLRGFYSINFSQFSWDKVGDKADTVFLALPHKVSIDYVPKLLEMNLQVIDLSADFRLKDPEKYKQWYGYDHPYPDLLKKSVYGIPELHYDELKGSKLIASPGCNATATILAAAPLVKSGVLEVYKLISDVKVSSSEGGAKPSEGSHHPERQNAIRPYDADGHRHAAEAEQELSLLANKEVKISLIPHAVSSVRGALASVHGWLSENITEIEFWKKVVDFYRNRKFVRVIRGNIHPYPDTKYVIGSNYVDIGFAIEDRLGRITMFSAIDNLMKGAAGQAVQAFNVSQGFDETEGLKIPPLRPA